A single window of Vespula pensylvanica isolate Volc-1 chromosome 23, ASM1446617v1, whole genome shotgun sequence DNA harbors:
- the LOC122636831 gene encoding dynein regulatory complex protein 1 isoform X2, whose protein sequence is MKRLPTEEKRNNYKMIAKEKQLGNAEKVSMELSLSSSDPKIRKMFRRQRIQRRLSALHKDNGTDRIEIVKRTPIEKQILTSTEFLEQIKVEGEEVISNVRVANDARELERRKKVRETREALLDRLERDNEECMSKFKEIDEKWSEIFSSKDPLDIEEKMMRQNGKCLELLAKKDEIITGLKTELENADVQFTEDLKKQNEDIDVLVERIDRQLNIISEAYDKELDNINNVLDAERKSLLKTLEQKWKDFYEKLRNDNQDGIEKRKSIIHEYEEEMEKVMTEHHEEYRSQKITSSLENQDLQQKLQDMKALCMLNVEKLNYSYTVLKHKEEENTIMKNEQKRRINKLQDIMNELKKTYVKLEEDSRSEIQGLTKQVLKAHKNILELEEKSQYFTNINEKKYFQIWDMNVKRVNELVDKILTTDRIIHEEALGLPWQPPEVDILTKEDLPSYCTAINIINKEKTEAQEKRQMPIIYKKAVTFEDINLERRLLNHIMEHISKESSYLIDENIQKLLIPYTTENNIIIRLDNVFQALNIISEEEIQFLLNFFLPYTYCPDCAALDKTLDKITESSSSSSTNDVPAVCGEELDEEAAELVKTIKEEVFFQDVCSNVYTCVDTDYSQEYIPSVETTSSVSSEELHVPSNSSNYDKKNSWEEKEIGPRNQLVCKKGHLLKIDASYVTRALKEFIERYNFIKREETPESLKEKLLKKNVTISRSLTVEDIKEFWKRYRDLFPSDKECLWDGLLVGLKQYYETLKERKRLNNETEFLKKQNAELRRLLKTYTVEIESSAITDTEVSSSVKT, encoded by the exons ATGAAACGATTACCGACCGAAG aaaaaagaaataattacaagatgattgcaaaagaaaagcaaTTGGGAAATGCCGAAAAAGTATCAATGGAATTATCACTTTCATCGTCGGATCCGAAGATACGAAAAATGTTCAGGAGACAACGAATTCAACGTCGTTTGAGCGCTCTGCATaa GGATAATGGAACGGATCGCATAGAAATCGTTAAGAGAACTCCTATCGAAAAACAGATTCTTACAAGTACCGAATTCTTAGAACAGATTAAGGTAGAAGGCGAAGAGGTG aTCTCCAATGTAAGAGTTGCAAACGATGCTCGAGAGTTAGAACGACGTAAGAAAGTACGAGAAACAAGAGAAGCATTGTTGGATagattagaaagagataacgaaGAGTGTATGTCGAAGTTTAAagagatcgatgaaaaatggtccgaaattttttcatcgaaagatCCATTGGacatagaagaaaagatgatGCGACAAAATGGCAAGTGTCTTGAATTATTAGCGAAAAAGGATGAGATTATTACAGGATTGAAAACTGAACTAGAGAATGCTGATGTACAATTTACGGAAGATTTGAAAAAGCAAAACGAAGATATTGATGTATTGGTCGAGAGAATAGATCGTCAG TTAAATATAATCAGCGAGGCTTATGACAAAGAACTGGACAACATCAACAACGTGTTGGACGCCGAACGTAAATCGCTGTTGAAAACGCTCGAGCAAAAATGGAAAGATTTCTATGAGAAGTTACGGAATGACAATCAAGATGGtatcgaaaaaaggaaaagtataaTTCAtgaatacgaagaagaaatggagaaGGTGATGACGGAACATCACGAGGAATATCGTTCTCAAAAAATAACTTCGTCATTGGAGAATCAAGACCTTCAACAGAAGCTACAGGATATGAAAGCTTTGTGCATGTTAAACGTCGAGAAATTGAATTATAGTTATACCGTTCTTAAACACAAAGAGGAGGAAAATactataatgaaaaatgaacaGAAAAGACGGATTAATAA GCTTCAAGATATtatgaacgaattaaaaaagactTACGTCAAATTAGAGGAAGATAGCCGATCGGAAATTCAAGGACTGACAAAACAAGTTCTTAAGGCACATAAGAATATATTAGAACTCGAAGAGAAGTCTCAATATTTTACGAATatcaatgagaaaaaatatttccaaatatGGGATATGAATGTTAAACGTGTCAACGAGCTGGTCGATAAA ATCTTGACGACCGATCGAATTATACACGAAGAAGCATTAGGATTACCGTGGCAACCACCCGAAGTAGACATTTTGACAAAGGAAGATTTACCTTCTTACTGTACTgctattaatatcataaataaag AAAAGACCGAGGctcaagaaaaaagacaaatgccaattatttacaaaaaggCTGTTACCTTTGAAGACATCAATTTGGAACGACgtttattaaatcatataatgGAACATATATCCAAGGAATCCAGTTATCTGATCGacgaaaatatacaaaaattacttATACCGTATACGACCGAGAACAATATAATCATTAGATTAGATAACGTTTTTCAG GCATTAAACATAATATCCGAAGAGGAAATACAATTCttgttaaatttctttctgcCATATACCTATTGTCCCGATTGTGCGGCTTTGGATAAAACTCTGGATAAAATAACGGAATCTTCGTCATCTTCGAGCAC GAATGATGTACCTGCCGTCTGCGGCGAAGAACTAGACGAAGAAGCTGCTGAATTAGTAAAAACTATAAAGGAAGAGGTTTTCTTTCAAGACGTATGTTCAAACGTTTATACATGCGTCGATACGGATTATTCGCAAGAATATATTCCCTCGGTAGAAACTACGTCGTCTGTTTCATCAGAGGAATTACATGTACCGTCAAATTCTTCCAattatgataagaaaaattcatgggaagaaaaggaaatcggGCCACGAAATCAATTGGTCTGCAAAAAGGGACATTTGCTAAAAATCGATGCGTCCTATGTCACAAGAGCGTTGAAGGAATTCATAgagagatataattttatcaaacgCGAGGAAACACCGGAAtctttgaaagagaaattattaaaaaagaacgttACAATTTCACGAAGTTTAACCGTCGAGGATATCAAAGAATTTTGGAAAAGGTACAGAGATTTGTTTCCATCGGATAAAGAATGTCTTTGGGATGGTTTGCTCGTTGGACTTAAACAGTATTATGAaactttaaaagaaagaaaaagattgaacAACGAAACagaatttttgaagaaacaaaatgcTGAACTACGACGTTTACTAAAGACGTATACCGTCGAG ATTGAAAGCAGTGCGATAACCGATACAGAAGTATCTTCCTCTGTTAAAACATAA
- the LOC122636831 gene encoding dynein regulatory complex protein 1 isoform X1 → MKRLPTEEKRNNYKMIAKEKQLGNAEKVSMELSLSSSDPKIRKMFRRQRIQRRLSALHKDNGTDRIEIVKRTPIEKQILTSTEFLEQIKVEGEEVISNVRVANDARELERRKKVRETREALLDRLERDNEECMSKFKEIDEKWSEIFSSKDPLDIEEKMMRQNGKCLELLAKKDEIITGLKTELENADVQFTEDLKKQNEDIDVLVERIDRQLNIISEAYDKELDNINNVLDAERKSLLKTLEQKWKDFYEKLRNDNQDGIEKRKSIIHEYEEEMEKVMTEHHEEYRSQKITSSLENQDLQQKLQDMKALCMLNVEKLNYSYTVLKHKEEENTIMKNEQKRRINKLQDIMNELKKTYVKLEEDSRSEIQGLTKQVLKAHKNILELEEKSQYFTNINEKKYFQIWDMNVKRVNELVDKILTTDRIIHEEALGLPWQPPEVDILTKEDLPSYCTAINIINKEKTEAQEKRQMPIIYKKAVTFEDINLERRLLNHIMEHISKESSYLIDENIQKLLIPYTTENNIIIRLDNVFQALNIISEEEIQFLLNFFLPYTYCPDCAALDKTLDKITESSSSSSTNDVPAVCGEELDEEAAELVKTIKEEVFFQDVCSNVYTCVDTDYSQEYIPSVETTSSVSSEELHVPSNSSNYDKKNSWEEKEIGPRNQLVCKKGHLLKIDASYVTRALKEFIERYNFIKREETPESLKEKLLKKNVTISRSLTVEDIKEFWKRYRDLFPSDKECLWDGLLVGLKQYYETLKERKRLNNETEFLKKQNAELRRLLKTYTVEVGQIYFSFFPLEIEIYNRNDIYSM, encoded by the exons ATGAAACGATTACCGACCGAAG aaaaaagaaataattacaagatgattgcaaaagaaaagcaaTTGGGAAATGCCGAAAAAGTATCAATGGAATTATCACTTTCATCGTCGGATCCGAAGATACGAAAAATGTTCAGGAGACAACGAATTCAACGTCGTTTGAGCGCTCTGCATaa GGATAATGGAACGGATCGCATAGAAATCGTTAAGAGAACTCCTATCGAAAAACAGATTCTTACAAGTACCGAATTCTTAGAACAGATTAAGGTAGAAGGCGAAGAGGTG aTCTCCAATGTAAGAGTTGCAAACGATGCTCGAGAGTTAGAACGACGTAAGAAAGTACGAGAAACAAGAGAAGCATTGTTGGATagattagaaagagataacgaaGAGTGTATGTCGAAGTTTAAagagatcgatgaaaaatggtccgaaattttttcatcgaaagatCCATTGGacatagaagaaaagatgatGCGACAAAATGGCAAGTGTCTTGAATTATTAGCGAAAAAGGATGAGATTATTACAGGATTGAAAACTGAACTAGAGAATGCTGATGTACAATTTACGGAAGATTTGAAAAAGCAAAACGAAGATATTGATGTATTGGTCGAGAGAATAGATCGTCAG TTAAATATAATCAGCGAGGCTTATGACAAAGAACTGGACAACATCAACAACGTGTTGGACGCCGAACGTAAATCGCTGTTGAAAACGCTCGAGCAAAAATGGAAAGATTTCTATGAGAAGTTACGGAATGACAATCAAGATGGtatcgaaaaaaggaaaagtataaTTCAtgaatacgaagaagaaatggagaaGGTGATGACGGAACATCACGAGGAATATCGTTCTCAAAAAATAACTTCGTCATTGGAGAATCAAGACCTTCAACAGAAGCTACAGGATATGAAAGCTTTGTGCATGTTAAACGTCGAGAAATTGAATTATAGTTATACCGTTCTTAAACACAAAGAGGAGGAAAATactataatgaaaaatgaacaGAAAAGACGGATTAATAA GCTTCAAGATATtatgaacgaattaaaaaagactTACGTCAAATTAGAGGAAGATAGCCGATCGGAAATTCAAGGACTGACAAAACAAGTTCTTAAGGCACATAAGAATATATTAGAACTCGAAGAGAAGTCTCAATATTTTACGAATatcaatgagaaaaaatatttccaaatatGGGATATGAATGTTAAACGTGTCAACGAGCTGGTCGATAAA ATCTTGACGACCGATCGAATTATACACGAAGAAGCATTAGGATTACCGTGGCAACCACCCGAAGTAGACATTTTGACAAAGGAAGATTTACCTTCTTACTGTACTgctattaatatcataaataaag AAAAGACCGAGGctcaagaaaaaagacaaatgccaattatttacaaaaaggCTGTTACCTTTGAAGACATCAATTTGGAACGACgtttattaaatcatataatgGAACATATATCCAAGGAATCCAGTTATCTGATCGacgaaaatatacaaaaattacttATACCGTATACGACCGAGAACAATATAATCATTAGATTAGATAACGTTTTTCAG GCATTAAACATAATATCCGAAGAGGAAATACAATTCttgttaaatttctttctgcCATATACCTATTGTCCCGATTGTGCGGCTTTGGATAAAACTCTGGATAAAATAACGGAATCTTCGTCATCTTCGAGCAC GAATGATGTACCTGCCGTCTGCGGCGAAGAACTAGACGAAGAAGCTGCTGAATTAGTAAAAACTATAAAGGAAGAGGTTTTCTTTCAAGACGTATGTTCAAACGTTTATACATGCGTCGATACGGATTATTCGCAAGAATATATTCCCTCGGTAGAAACTACGTCGTCTGTTTCATCAGAGGAATTACATGTACCGTCAAATTCTTCCAattatgataagaaaaattcatgggaagaaaaggaaatcggGCCACGAAATCAATTGGTCTGCAAAAAGGGACATTTGCTAAAAATCGATGCGTCCTATGTCACAAGAGCGTTGAAGGAATTCATAgagagatataattttatcaaacgCGAGGAAACACCGGAAtctttgaaagagaaattattaaaaaagaacgttACAATTTCACGAAGTTTAACCGTCGAGGATATCAAAGAATTTTGGAAAAGGTACAGAGATTTGTTTCCATCGGATAAAGAATGTCTTTGGGATGGTTTGCTCGTTGGACTTAAACAGTATTATGAaactttaaaagaaagaaaaagattgaacAACGAAACagaatttttgaagaaacaaaatgcTGAACTACGACGTTTACTAAAGACGTATACCGTCGAGGTTGGACAaatttacttctctttctttccattagaaatagaaatttataatagaaatgatatatattcgatGTAA
- the LOC122636831 gene encoding dynein regulatory complex protein 1 isoform X3: MIAKEKQLGNAEKVSMELSLSSSDPKIRKMFRRQRIQRRLSALHKDNGTDRIEIVKRTPIEKQILTSTEFLEQIKVEGEEVISNVRVANDARELERRKKVRETREALLDRLERDNEECMSKFKEIDEKWSEIFSSKDPLDIEEKMMRQNGKCLELLAKKDEIITGLKTELENADVQFTEDLKKQNEDIDVLVERIDRQLNIISEAYDKELDNINNVLDAERKSLLKTLEQKWKDFYEKLRNDNQDGIEKRKSIIHEYEEEMEKVMTEHHEEYRSQKITSSLENQDLQQKLQDMKALCMLNVEKLNYSYTVLKHKEEENTIMKNEQKRRINKLQDIMNELKKTYVKLEEDSRSEIQGLTKQVLKAHKNILELEEKSQYFTNINEKKYFQIWDMNVKRVNELVDKILTTDRIIHEEALGLPWQPPEVDILTKEDLPSYCTAINIINKEKTEAQEKRQMPIIYKKAVTFEDINLERRLLNHIMEHISKESSYLIDENIQKLLIPYTTENNIIIRLDNVFQALNIISEEEIQFLLNFFLPYTYCPDCAALDKTLDKITESSSSSSTNDVPAVCGEELDEEAAELVKTIKEEVFFQDVCSNVYTCVDTDYSQEYIPSVETTSSVSSEELHVPSNSSNYDKKNSWEEKEIGPRNQLVCKKGHLLKIDASYVTRALKEFIERYNFIKREETPESLKEKLLKKNVTISRSLTVEDIKEFWKRYRDLFPSDKECLWDGLLVGLKQYYETLKERKRLNNETEFLKKQNAELRRLLKTYTVEVGQIYFSFFPLEIEIYNRNDIYSM, from the exons atgattgcaaaagaaaagcaaTTGGGAAATGCCGAAAAAGTATCAATGGAATTATCACTTTCATCGTCGGATCCGAAGATACGAAAAATGTTCAGGAGACAACGAATTCAACGTCGTTTGAGCGCTCTGCATaa GGATAATGGAACGGATCGCATAGAAATCGTTAAGAGAACTCCTATCGAAAAACAGATTCTTACAAGTACCGAATTCTTAGAACAGATTAAGGTAGAAGGCGAAGAGGTG aTCTCCAATGTAAGAGTTGCAAACGATGCTCGAGAGTTAGAACGACGTAAGAAAGTACGAGAAACAAGAGAAGCATTGTTGGATagattagaaagagataacgaaGAGTGTATGTCGAAGTTTAAagagatcgatgaaaaatggtccgaaattttttcatcgaaagatCCATTGGacatagaagaaaagatgatGCGACAAAATGGCAAGTGTCTTGAATTATTAGCGAAAAAGGATGAGATTATTACAGGATTGAAAACTGAACTAGAGAATGCTGATGTACAATTTACGGAAGATTTGAAAAAGCAAAACGAAGATATTGATGTATTGGTCGAGAGAATAGATCGTCAG TTAAATATAATCAGCGAGGCTTATGACAAAGAACTGGACAACATCAACAACGTGTTGGACGCCGAACGTAAATCGCTGTTGAAAACGCTCGAGCAAAAATGGAAAGATTTCTATGAGAAGTTACGGAATGACAATCAAGATGGtatcgaaaaaaggaaaagtataaTTCAtgaatacgaagaagaaatggagaaGGTGATGACGGAACATCACGAGGAATATCGTTCTCAAAAAATAACTTCGTCATTGGAGAATCAAGACCTTCAACAGAAGCTACAGGATATGAAAGCTTTGTGCATGTTAAACGTCGAGAAATTGAATTATAGTTATACCGTTCTTAAACACAAAGAGGAGGAAAATactataatgaaaaatgaacaGAAAAGACGGATTAATAA GCTTCAAGATATtatgaacgaattaaaaaagactTACGTCAAATTAGAGGAAGATAGCCGATCGGAAATTCAAGGACTGACAAAACAAGTTCTTAAGGCACATAAGAATATATTAGAACTCGAAGAGAAGTCTCAATATTTTACGAATatcaatgagaaaaaatatttccaaatatGGGATATGAATGTTAAACGTGTCAACGAGCTGGTCGATAAA ATCTTGACGACCGATCGAATTATACACGAAGAAGCATTAGGATTACCGTGGCAACCACCCGAAGTAGACATTTTGACAAAGGAAGATTTACCTTCTTACTGTACTgctattaatatcataaataaag AAAAGACCGAGGctcaagaaaaaagacaaatgccaattatttacaaaaaggCTGTTACCTTTGAAGACATCAATTTGGAACGACgtttattaaatcatataatgGAACATATATCCAAGGAATCCAGTTATCTGATCGacgaaaatatacaaaaattacttATACCGTATACGACCGAGAACAATATAATCATTAGATTAGATAACGTTTTTCAG GCATTAAACATAATATCCGAAGAGGAAATACAATTCttgttaaatttctttctgcCATATACCTATTGTCCCGATTGTGCGGCTTTGGATAAAACTCTGGATAAAATAACGGAATCTTCGTCATCTTCGAGCAC GAATGATGTACCTGCCGTCTGCGGCGAAGAACTAGACGAAGAAGCTGCTGAATTAGTAAAAACTATAAAGGAAGAGGTTTTCTTTCAAGACGTATGTTCAAACGTTTATACATGCGTCGATACGGATTATTCGCAAGAATATATTCCCTCGGTAGAAACTACGTCGTCTGTTTCATCAGAGGAATTACATGTACCGTCAAATTCTTCCAattatgataagaaaaattcatgggaagaaaaggaaatcggGCCACGAAATCAATTGGTCTGCAAAAAGGGACATTTGCTAAAAATCGATGCGTCCTATGTCACAAGAGCGTTGAAGGAATTCATAgagagatataattttatcaaacgCGAGGAAACACCGGAAtctttgaaagagaaattattaaaaaagaacgttACAATTTCACGAAGTTTAACCGTCGAGGATATCAAAGAATTTTGGAAAAGGTACAGAGATTTGTTTCCATCGGATAAAGAATGTCTTTGGGATGGTTTGCTCGTTGGACTTAAACAGTATTATGAaactttaaaagaaagaaaaagattgaacAACGAAACagaatttttgaagaaacaaaatgcTGAACTACGACGTTTACTAAAGACGTATACCGTCGAGGTTGGACAaatttacttctctttctttccattagaaatagaaatttataatagaaatgatatatattcgatGTAA
- the LOC122636831 gene encoding dynein regulatory complex protein 1 isoform X4, whose translation MSKFKEIDEKWSEIFSSKDPLDIEEKMMRQNGKCLELLAKKDEIITGLKTELENADVQFTEDLKKQNEDIDVLVERIDRQLNIISEAYDKELDNINNVLDAERKSLLKTLEQKWKDFYEKLRNDNQDGIEKRKSIIHEYEEEMEKVMTEHHEEYRSQKITSSLENQDLQQKLQDMKALCMLNVEKLNYSYTVLKHKEEENTIMKNEQKRRINKLQDIMNELKKTYVKLEEDSRSEIQGLTKQVLKAHKNILELEEKSQYFTNINEKKYFQIWDMNVKRVNELVDKILTTDRIIHEEALGLPWQPPEVDILTKEDLPSYCTAINIINKEKTEAQEKRQMPIIYKKAVTFEDINLERRLLNHIMEHISKESSYLIDENIQKLLIPYTTENNIIIRLDNVFQALNIISEEEIQFLLNFFLPYTYCPDCAALDKTLDKITESSSSSSTNDVPAVCGEELDEEAAELVKTIKEEVFFQDVCSNVYTCVDTDYSQEYIPSVETTSSVSSEELHVPSNSSNYDKKNSWEEKEIGPRNQLVCKKGHLLKIDASYVTRALKEFIERYNFIKREETPESLKEKLLKKNVTISRSLTVEDIKEFWKRYRDLFPSDKECLWDGLLVGLKQYYETLKERKRLNNETEFLKKQNAELRRLLKTYTVEVGQIYFSFFPLEIEIYNRNDIYSM comes from the exons ATGTCGAAGTTTAAagagatcgatgaaaaatggtccgaaattttttcatcgaaagatCCATTGGacatagaagaaaagatgatGCGACAAAATGGCAAGTGTCTTGAATTATTAGCGAAAAAGGATGAGATTATTACAGGATTGAAAACTGAACTAGAGAATGCTGATGTACAATTTACGGAAGATTTGAAAAAGCAAAACGAAGATATTGATGTATTGGTCGAGAGAATAGATCGTCAG TTAAATATAATCAGCGAGGCTTATGACAAAGAACTGGACAACATCAACAACGTGTTGGACGCCGAACGTAAATCGCTGTTGAAAACGCTCGAGCAAAAATGGAAAGATTTCTATGAGAAGTTACGGAATGACAATCAAGATGGtatcgaaaaaaggaaaagtataaTTCAtgaatacgaagaagaaatggagaaGGTGATGACGGAACATCACGAGGAATATCGTTCTCAAAAAATAACTTCGTCATTGGAGAATCAAGACCTTCAACAGAAGCTACAGGATATGAAAGCTTTGTGCATGTTAAACGTCGAGAAATTGAATTATAGTTATACCGTTCTTAAACACAAAGAGGAGGAAAATactataatgaaaaatgaacaGAAAAGACGGATTAATAA GCTTCAAGATATtatgaacgaattaaaaaagactTACGTCAAATTAGAGGAAGATAGCCGATCGGAAATTCAAGGACTGACAAAACAAGTTCTTAAGGCACATAAGAATATATTAGAACTCGAAGAGAAGTCTCAATATTTTACGAATatcaatgagaaaaaatatttccaaatatGGGATATGAATGTTAAACGTGTCAACGAGCTGGTCGATAAA ATCTTGACGACCGATCGAATTATACACGAAGAAGCATTAGGATTACCGTGGCAACCACCCGAAGTAGACATTTTGACAAAGGAAGATTTACCTTCTTACTGTACTgctattaatatcataaataaag AAAAGACCGAGGctcaagaaaaaagacaaatgccaattatttacaaaaaggCTGTTACCTTTGAAGACATCAATTTGGAACGACgtttattaaatcatataatgGAACATATATCCAAGGAATCCAGTTATCTGATCGacgaaaatatacaaaaattacttATACCGTATACGACCGAGAACAATATAATCATTAGATTAGATAACGTTTTTCAG GCATTAAACATAATATCCGAAGAGGAAATACAATTCttgttaaatttctttctgcCATATACCTATTGTCCCGATTGTGCGGCTTTGGATAAAACTCTGGATAAAATAACGGAATCTTCGTCATCTTCGAGCAC GAATGATGTACCTGCCGTCTGCGGCGAAGAACTAGACGAAGAAGCTGCTGAATTAGTAAAAACTATAAAGGAAGAGGTTTTCTTTCAAGACGTATGTTCAAACGTTTATACATGCGTCGATACGGATTATTCGCAAGAATATATTCCCTCGGTAGAAACTACGTCGTCTGTTTCATCAGAGGAATTACATGTACCGTCAAATTCTTCCAattatgataagaaaaattcatgggaagaaaaggaaatcggGCCACGAAATCAATTGGTCTGCAAAAAGGGACATTTGCTAAAAATCGATGCGTCCTATGTCACAAGAGCGTTGAAGGAATTCATAgagagatataattttatcaaacgCGAGGAAACACCGGAAtctttgaaagagaaattattaaaaaagaacgttACAATTTCACGAAGTTTAACCGTCGAGGATATCAAAGAATTTTGGAAAAGGTACAGAGATTTGTTTCCATCGGATAAAGAATGTCTTTGGGATGGTTTGCTCGTTGGACTTAAACAGTATTATGAaactttaaaagaaagaaaaagattgaacAACGAAACagaatttttgaagaaacaaaatgcTGAACTACGACGTTTACTAAAGACGTATACCGTCGAGGTTGGACAaatttacttctctttctttccattagaaatagaaatttataatagaaatgatatatattcgatGTAA
- the LOC122636834 gene encoding zinc finger protein 385B-like, which yields MAVPAESIIDSNLNDPVTKAVVDNIMGNLPTKKPLVRCDDCDLSFTSQAVLDTHLQGARHAKQIRSKNIMASLEETKVAFTKDADTNGLKCNVCNVCLNSIQQLQTHLNGSRHKKKAMRGGWFGKEVVTQGSSLVAPAINIQDSGPMKAVSLSCDICNKFFNSPSQYNVHMKSKKHTGKMKRAKTQKKKRFSPYWKKPKSDTNSTTVQSLSNNFVPGGFTNQT from the exons ATGGCAGTGCCAGCGGAGAGTATTATAGATTCAAACCTTAATGATCCGGTAACAAAAGCCGTTGTTGACAATATAATGGGTAATTTGCCTACAAAAAAACCTCTCGTTCGTTGTGACGATTGTGATTTATCCTTTACAAGCCAAGCAGTATTAGATACACATTTACAAGGCGCACGTCATGCCAAGCAG ATAAggtcaaaaaatataatggcGTCGCTTGAAGAAACTAAGGTAGCATTTACAAAGGATGCCGACACGAATGGGCTAAAATGTAATGTATGTAATGTCTGTCTCAACTCGATACAACAACTTCAAACGCATTTAAATG GAAGTCGACACAAGAAGAAAGCTATGAGAG GTGGGTGGTTTGGAAAAGAAGTTGTCACGCAAGGTAGTTCGTTGGTTGCTCCTGCAATCAACATACAGGATTCTGGTCCTATGAAGGCAGTCTCACTGTCATGCGATATATGCAACAAATTTTTCAACTCTCCTTCGCAATATAATGTG CACATGAAATCCAAGAAGCACACTGGCAAAATGAAGAGAGCTAAGactcaaaaaaagaaacgattttctcCATATTGGAAAAAACCGAAATCTGATACGAACTCAACCACCGTACAATCTCtgtcaaataattttgtaCCAGGTGGTTTTACGAATCAAACATAG